Genomic segment of Ostrinia nubilalis chromosome 10, ilOstNubi1.1, whole genome shotgun sequence:
GGCTGTACACTATCGTCAGTCTCGTCCGAGAGCTCTCACCCAAATTCGTTTGAATGTCTCGTGAGACAGCCCCATGGTGCGAGCACGGGAGCAATAGCGAGACACCCCGAGAGGTAGCGAGTGTACAGCCGGCGTTAGGTGCAGCAGATAGGTTCCAAGTTACGCGATCACTCGTCACCGGCGGCGCTCCAGGTCACCAGTACACTGAATGGGGCTATCAGAGGCCGTGCAAGTCACTGCAGTGCCTGAGGATCACTCTCCCGTGCcactcccatacctcagactgactgactcactcagtTACCTAAGTACACCAGCAGGTCTGCCGGTGGGTGCAGGTCACAACACTCACCGGGGCTACCAGAGGCGGAGCAGGTGCAGGTCACGACACTCACCGGGGCTACCAGAGGCGGTGCGGGTACAGGCAGGCCTGTTTGGCACCTAaagtcacatcattttaccgaagtcagccctatagcttcggcgcagtgccgatcactgacgtttgtcaacaaaatggtgcttgactcttgagacaagctaaattacaccatattgttaatggcattgagcatacattttttaaataccttcgcgaagtcaAACTtctgttggggcagaaaagttctcgagtggcaaccacgggctggaagacgtagcgtgggcaggcctcctactaggtggaccgacgatctggtaaaggtctcgggaagagcctggatgcggaccgtgcattgtggataaccttggaggaggcctttgtccagcagtggacgtcatttggctgaaacgaacgaacgtagtacttattattattctgtggtgcaGGTCACGACACTCACCGGGGCTACCAGAGGCGGCGCAGGTCACGACACTCACCGGGGCTACCAGAGGCGGCGCAGGTCACGACACTCACCGGGGCTACCAGAGGCGGAGCAGGTCACGACACTCACCGGGGCTACCAGAGGCGGTGCAGGTGCAGGACACGACACTCACCGGGGCTACCAGAGGCGGTGCAGGTGCAGGTTGCGCGACAGCACTGAGCGCACGTCGTGCGTGAACCGCAGCGCGTCGAGCACCGGCAGCAGGTTGAGGAGCGCCACGTCTAACGGGTCCGAGAACCACGACTTGATTGGGATCGCGTTGTCCAGAGGCGGTGCAGGTCACAACACTCACCGGGGCTGCCAGAGGCGGAGCAGGTGCAGGTCACGACACTCACCGGGGCTACCAGAGGCGGTGCAGGTGCAGGTTGCGCGACAGCACGGAGCGCACGTCGTGCGTGAACCGCAGCGCGTCCAGAACCGGCAGCAGGTTGAGGAGCGCCACGTCTAACGGGTCCGAGAACCACGACTTGATGGGGATCGCGTTGTCTGGAACGAACAAGCGAATAGgatagtttcctaaaaaaattttttagtccgtcatgctTAACATCAAGaaatattgaaagaaagaaagaaacatttattgccatggacatcacaaaagacaaaagaggtaaaataaaaaaaaagcaaataagacagaggtgacataaaacatacaatgaaagagcaagtaaactaagcagtgccaccctgtcgcacagcgatgcccatcgcaacgGGAcgccactcagcatatgccgtggcccccggtgagggaggccacgacgctggttttcagtgtgccccatgccgagtgagagtcacggacactaacctatactgcataaaatatacatacataaataataataatattggacacatatttttgtttgtcaatctaacaaataattacataagtagttatggtgcgttgaagttccgcgcgacgttacaaagtgcggcacttttatgcactcattgacgtcacgggcatcttcttatgaactttggcgcgctttctctttaaattttcattatattgaaaaagtgaaaaatacgtgtagagtatttttttataagttaaatgacggactaattaaaactcttgctttttgacccagtaAACATCCCTATTGCAACTTTCACTACTATGCAATAAAGTGCAATTCAGTCGACCTGGTATGGTATTGTGATACTACAACTGCGGGtctactccgaaaaacgttatccgaagtttcgaatgttgccatccctctcacgcaaagcgagatgccagcatgagcgacggtgacagatagacccgaaactacgtaaacagcgtttggGAGTAGCCCTCCTGTGATTTGATTGGGATCGCGTTGTCTGAAACGGTACAAGCGAATTGAGGCTCTCActactaacgggactattcccaccactgcaactcttgtgtagccaggatctacagcttgaccgccataaaaacccaaccaatgaaggtcaagtttgtcccgggggaaagttaaactatcattggacccgcaacgaaattaatcagaagaacagcaggagttcgaaattaaattACTCATAAGGTGGAATATAACCCGATTGAGCTAATTGCGCATCTCGCTGGAATGCGGCTCTCTCCCGCTTTCCCTCACGTATCCCCGCATTCGCCCCGtctgtaccagagcgtcgatatgATGTCACGGCCGTCAGGTGTGCCATTAAATCTTTCGGGTTGTACAGTCGACTCAGTGCTAAGAATCTACAGCTGTAAATTGATGGGATTGCGTGGTCTGTAACCTATGCGCCACAGCCATTACTGCCAAGGGCCCACACTACAATTTGCGGGGGTATATTGCTAATGCACGCCCGCTCTCACGCCGCGCGTgttgaaaagctttttgatggccacgatagccgaacggtgaaggggtcggagttgccgactcgagatccaaggaacgcgggttcgaatcccaccgccgctcgactattgtggtgagcccactcgtaacacaagcttatttatcttaacacaaggggctaacggaactattagtaatttgggcaatacaagttgctaataatcttaaaaaaaaaagcgtTTCCCGCGTCCGCGCCACactgcgctgctcatactattTTTCGATACAGACGCACGTGCGTGCGTTTTAGCGTAGGCCCTAGAATATTTCACAGTATTTagtatttagtaaaaaaaaagtatttagctCGATGTGCTGTATTTCGTAAATGACTTTAAAATCTTAAGTAGATACCAAAACATTGACCATCAAAATTATATCagtaactttttttatacgaaaACGCCTTTAACAagattaacaaaatatgtacacaaACAAGTTGATAAGGCTTCACTGAGATGTTATCGCGTGGAGTTTTGACTTATTTATCAGTAAATATTAGAtaacattgtacataatatttgAACAATAACTGGTCATATTGTTATTGGTAGAACAATCTTTTTCTTTCACTTGTTCAGTGATTGCTCGCCGTTTTACagtttgtatacagggtgtcctgtATAAAAAAGGTTAAAAAAATCATGAATTCAAAGGGTTTACAGGCATTTGTCGGTAAACGAAACGTACGACGCCGACGGCCGCAGAAAAGgctgatgataataatataacaaaCAAGGCAGTAAAAATTGGATGCACATAGCCAGCGGCAGGGAACGGTGGAAAATGATGGAGGAGACTTTTATCCAAAGGGGCCACAAATAAAGGAAATACagattaattaaacaaaactgTCATGTGGAGTGTAAagctgtaataaataaataattaattggtaTTTGTCTCGAGATTTCAAAGCATTATTTAGAATGAACTCTTTTGCACTTTGTATTAAAGTctcaatttgtttaaataacaTACCTGGAAAGTCCCGGTAGGCCCCGGGCGAGTTGTCCAGAATGAAGACCCTGTTGAGGTCGTCACATATCGACGACAGGTTCTTGGTGTACGACCCGTGTTCCGCGGTGCAGTGTTGTCTGAAAAAAAGCGTTTTTGTGTTATCAAATAGGTTTGATACTTTTAACACTGGCCAAAAATAATTAACTgtgatttcaaaataataaaaaatatcagcAGTGAACGACTGCTGCTAATATCAGCAGTGAagtcaacgtcaaatagtttgtgacacccaaagtagccaaaaagttcgcaacacgtctttgttacaattggtaTAAGGTTGtgctgtcaactttttggccactttgggtgtcgctaacatttgaagctgactgtactGTATCAAATAAGCTTTGGATTGAGAAAACATTTTGGGGACACcatgtattaaaaaataataaaatgtacctTGTCCCTTTATGCAAAAAAGTAGCATCCTTCAACTTACGATTTTACTTTCTCTTGTACACACAATGACatacgtaaataaataatgtcattATCTATAGATATTAGATAATATAACATTATGATAAAGCAAATCTAACGATAACTCTATCGCCAAAATCGTGTGATCGCGTGTCTCCTTTCCGTGAAATATAAACCGTACAAACGGCAATTCCACAAAGTTGTATTGCGCGATACGATAAATTTACGAATGCGACGTTCGTGACTTGTCCCTTTTATTACTTTATCACTGTATCAAGGTCACACAGGTAAACAAGAAACACACGTGCAAGTTAACTTGTAACCACAATTTCATGGGGCaggtacactatgcgggaaattgatcaAACAGAAACGCGAACacgcacaccgaagtatgggcgacacaCGGCGAAATTAACTGAAAATGTGCGTTCACACTATGTCTTGATAAATTTCGCGCAGTGTACCAGCGCCATCAGTTATTAGCATTCGCAATCGTGAATTAATGACATTAAAGTTCAATGTATTGTTGACGCTCCAATGCCATCAGGAACCAAAGCTAGCTTGGTATTATGGATGGGTTTTTATTAAGATTAGATTATACCTactttaacttgaaaaaaatcgtaCTACACAATGTTCTATTTGGTGGTCTTAGATGCACAGGAAATGGGGGAGATTTTGGGGATTCCAATTTGGGCTAATGCTAAACAatgctttaaaaatatattttattcagGTTGTAGGGTCGATAAAAAGCAGTAAATCTGGTATGGCAGTGATCAACAAAGACATTCATTCAGATATAAgcaaaagaaaataagttaTTGCCTAAAATTAGCTATTTTCTTcctattggctctgtgcacgattacagcgccaactagcgtccacaacattgtgggctctgtcacattgacatttaggtcgtatatttgtgaaaaaatatcgaaatgaaaaagtaacaaatattttcgactaataaattgttgtgatatcacgatttgggtggaaaaaaggttttgaaatcattttggtcattcaaatcaaatgaggtaagtcttaaaagtgtgtttaattttgattgtgtcagggtttgtttacttcatttatagttgtagttttacagtaaaacaaaaagaaaaagctactttaacggtttcattatataacagtaaatataattaaatgttcctgtatcgctagtaataaattaaatatcgttttcagatcgaaatgagtattgttttgaagaccgggtttgtgagtgttacaatatcaaattccaaccacaaaccgtatttaaaggaaagttgttggtattggctggacaagtccgagatgtagaagaattaggaacaaaacaagggcagagttcaataattcacgctctcatcataaggcaaacatctgtgcacaacaactactgtgactcatttttgtactaccacgttgtatagtctagttatttccaaattgtaaacggctattaaaccagccctatcgaaatacagtccactcttttattttagttcccagtaggaccctattcatgcgattaattaatgatattaaaatgtattatgtagaatcgctttgccattgacagatacatctgatgacagagcttacattatttctacttttgaccaccatgagcgctgcgatagattatgttacccccacctagtacttcgcacccagcgaataagaAGTCTAATGTCAGCTTTTTAGTTATATCTGTCTTGTCCTAAGTGTTTCATTTCCCACTTCCCCAGTTTATTCAAGCATCTGTCAttgagagccaaagcacacgttGCGCCGCACCGCAGATTTCGTCGTACCGcgcagatatttctatgtaaaacGTCGCATCATGTGCTTTGGCTccaagtatattttttttacgtcCAGCCCATAGATTACATTTTCATTGCTTTTCGACTTTACAATAAGTGAACAAGGTTCAAATTATGGTGGCAATATACCAATACAGAGCCCTGtaaagggggcgtccattaattacgtgagacttttaggggggggggggagggggtccaGAAAAACCTCATTTAATCTCACGTGGGGAAGAGGGGGGGTGTCgagaaatatcacgtaatttttttattttttttccacAACAAAAAGAGTAAATTctccgtctgcatttgtgaacacagtCCCAGTTTTTGATACGCAGTTTGCTACCAATGctttaatattaacaaaatgtaaactaatagttaaaaattgtactaaaagtaaaaaaactgggcctaaattgttttgttttaccatttcagttaatttttttacgcaggtcgggttttttttatataatctaATATTTTCGAAGCATGGATTATGTCATTTACATTGCAAATAGGCATTTTGgaaaatctcacgtgagattagggggttgaaaaattgccaaaattgtctcacgtaattaatggacgcccccaaaggcttaaatcaaataaacaacTAGTACCTGTAGAACCGTCGCCGCAGAATCCCCCGGCCGTTGTCCAGTTTGTCGGCGACCGCCGCGCCATATATCTCCATCGAGGCTGTGAACACTACCAGCTCGTACCACTGAGACACCTAAGGGACAATACAATGGGatcaattaattataataatctaAATCATTTTCAAAACTCTAAAAATTATAAAGAGCTAAAgtttgtgtttgtatatttgttaaattgtaaggggtaatttcggaatctactgaaccgattttaaaaattctttcaccaatagaaagaaagaaaagaaattgCTGAGTGACATAGATTGGTTATGtataaaaactgaaaaattccacgcgggcgaagccgcgggcggaaagctagtatagtATAAAATTATTGGCAGTACGTCTGTCACGCTGCTATTCGCCTAAATGAGAAAGCGCTTTCAAGAAtcttataaacaaaattaaagaatCACCCTTAAACTCAGCAAATTACATACCAACTTAACATATTTACTTTACATTTGATAGTGTCAAATGAATTGGTTAGATTTTACGTACATTATAAGTATTAAGTGTACCATATGTG
This window contains:
- the LOC135075677 gene encoding CTD nuclear envelope phosphatase 1 homolog isoform X1; translation: MLKQLQMGLRTFMLLASKVWSCFCYMFKKQYRALAQYQSVKYEIYPLSPVSRHRLSLVKRKMLVLDLDETLIHSHHDAMLRPTVKPGTPPDFVLKVTIDKHPVRFFVHKRPHVDYFLDIVSQWYELVVFTASMEIYGAAVADKLDNGRGILRRRFYRQHCTAEHGSYTKNLSSICDDLNRVFILDNSPGAYRDFPDNAIPIKSWFSDPLDVALLNLLPVLDALRFTHDVRSVLSRNLHLHRLW